In one window of Halomarina pelagica DNA:
- a CDS encoding ABC transporter ATP-binding protein, translating into MTDAKRGDPDGSPPLLEVEGLKKHFDQSDGLLDRVVGSASSVKAVDGVDLAIREGETLAVVGESGCGKSTLGLTVLNLHQATAGSVRYRGEELAGLSQREIRPYRRDLQMVFQDPLASLNPRQTVGQILKAPMEVHGIGESDADRTERAKELLERVGLRASHFDRHPKQFSGGQQQRVGIARALAVEPDLIVADEPVSALDVSVQAQILDLLSDLQEEFGLSLLFITHDLSVVRHIADRVAVMYLGQIVETAPVEALFDDPQHPYTEALLSSVPRIDPAARRERVVLRGTVPSPLDPPSGCRFHTRCPAIIPPADWSGTQEAFRRAFTFRTRVAEGALDPEAVVAQLAAEGRSTDDASVASAVVEQSLPGDRADLPDEAAEAIEAAARAAVAGDEEEAARVVREAFPSPCADEVPERVALGPDRAADCHRVEATGERDAPPTGASGVSVENP; encoded by the coding sequence ATGACCGACGCAAAACGCGGAGACCCGGACGGATCGCCCCCGCTGCTCGAAGTCGAGGGGTTGAAGAAACACTTCGATCAGTCCGACGGCCTGCTCGACCGCGTCGTCGGCTCCGCGTCGTCGGTGAAGGCGGTCGACGGGGTCGACCTCGCGATCCGCGAGGGGGAGACCCTCGCCGTCGTCGGCGAGTCGGGGTGCGGGAAGAGCACCCTCGGGCTGACGGTGCTCAACCTCCACCAGGCGACGGCCGGCAGCGTCCGCTACCGCGGCGAGGAGCTGGCGGGGCTCTCCCAGCGGGAGATACGCCCGTACCGCCGCGACCTGCAGATGGTGTTTCAGGACCCGCTCGCGTCGCTCAACCCCCGCCAGACCGTCGGGCAGATCCTCAAAGCGCCGATGGAGGTCCACGGCATCGGCGAGAGCGACGCCGACCGGACCGAGCGCGCGAAGGAGCTGCTGGAGCGGGTCGGCCTGCGGGCGAGCCACTTCGACCGCCACCCGAAGCAGTTCTCCGGCGGGCAGCAGCAGCGGGTCGGCATCGCCCGCGCGCTCGCGGTCGAGCCGGACCTGATCGTCGCCGACGAGCCGGTGAGCGCGCTCGACGTGAGCGTCCAGGCGCAGATCCTCGACCTGCTCTCCGACCTCCAGGAGGAGTTCGGCCTCTCGCTGCTGTTCATCACGCACGACCTGAGCGTCGTCCGCCACATCGCGGACCGCGTCGCCGTGATGTACCTCGGGCAAATCGTCGAGACGGCACCCGTCGAGGCGCTGTTCGACGATCCGCAGCACCCCTACACGGAGGCGTTGCTCTCCTCGGTGCCGCGCATCGACCCCGCTGCGCGGCGCGAGCGGGTCGTCCTCCGGGGGACGGTCCCGTCGCCGCTCGACCCGCCGTCGGGCTGTCGCTTCCACACGCGCTGTCCGGCGATCATCCCGCCCGCGGACTGGTCGGGGACCCAGGAGGCGTTCCGCCGGGCGTTCACCTTCCGCACGCGCGTCGCGGAGGGTGCCCTCGATCCCGAGGCGGTCGTGGCGCAACTGGCGGCGGAGGGGCGATCGACGGACGACGCGTCGGTCGCGTCGGCGGTCGTCGAGCAGTCCTTACCCGGCGACCGCGCCGACCTCCCGGACGAGGCCGCCGAGGCGATCGAGGCGGCCGCGCGGGCGGCCGTCGCCGGCGACGAGGAGGAGGCGGCCCGCGTCGTCCGCGAGGCGTTCCCCTCGCCGTGCGCCGACGAGGTGCCCGAACGCGTCGCGCTCGGGCCGGACCGCGCCGCGGACTGTCACCGCGTCGAGGCGACCGGGGAACGGGACGCCCCCCCGACCGGAGCGTCCGGCGTGTCGGTCGAGAATCCCTGA
- a CDS encoding ABC transporter ATP-binding protein — protein sequence MTLLEIEGLRTQFPTDRGVVRAVDGVDLAVDPGEIVGLVGESGSGKSVLAQSVLGIVDAPGEIAGGDVRLDGESLLAKDEAELRELRGGRVSMVFQDPMNSLNPTLTVGEQIAETVRLHQDVGESVSLPAEIKRKILGAARNSEAWRRAIEMLEAVQIPEPAARAADYPHEFSGGMRQRAMIAMALACEPDLLIADEPTTALDVTIQAQILDELRDLKDAFDTAILFITHDLAVVAELCDRVAVMYAGEIVERGPADELFANPQHPYTQGLIASTPRVDEPDAEVRPIEGYVPDLIDIPYACHFAPRCPESTRECFEREPDFRPVGGDGHEAACLRRGPEGDRP from the coding sequence GTGACGCTCCTCGAGATCGAGGGGTTGCGAACGCAGTTCCCCACCGACCGGGGCGTCGTTCGGGCGGTCGACGGCGTCGACCTCGCCGTCGACCCCGGCGAGATCGTCGGTCTCGTCGGGGAGTCCGGGTCGGGAAAGAGCGTCCTCGCACAGAGCGTCCTCGGCATCGTCGACGCGCCGGGCGAGATCGCGGGCGGCGACGTCCGCCTCGACGGCGAGTCGCTGCTCGCGAAGGACGAGGCGGAGCTACGGGAACTGCGCGGCGGACGGGTCTCGATGGTGTTTCAGGACCCGATGAACAGCCTCAACCCGACGCTCACCGTCGGCGAGCAGATCGCGGAGACGGTCCGACTCCACCAGGACGTCGGGGAGTCCGTCTCCCTCCCGGCCGAGATCAAGCGCAAGATACTGGGTGCGGCGAGGAACTCCGAGGCGTGGCGGCGGGCCATCGAGATGCTCGAGGCGGTCCAGATCCCCGAGCCGGCGGCCCGCGCGGCGGACTACCCCCACGAGTTCTCCGGCGGGATGCGCCAGCGGGCGATGATCGCCATGGCGCTCGCCTGCGAGCCGGACCTGCTCATCGCGGACGAGCCGACGACCGCCCTCGACGTGACCATCCAGGCGCAGATCCTCGACGAACTGCGCGACCTGAAGGACGCCTTCGACACGGCGATCCTGTTCATCACCCACGACCTCGCGGTCGTCGCCGAACTCTGCGACCGCGTCGCGGTGATGTACGCCGGCGAGATCGTAGAGCGCGGCCCCGCGGACGAGCTGTTCGCGAACCCCCAGCACCCCTACACGCAGGGGCTCATCGCGAGCACGCCGCGGGTCGACGAACCCGACGCCGAGGTGCGGCCCATCGAGGGGTACGTCCCCGACCTCATCGACATCCCCTACGCCTGCCACTTCGCGCCGCGCTGTCCGGAGTCGACGCGCGAGTGCTTCGAACGCGAACCCGACTTCAGGCCCGTCGGCGGAGACGGCCACGAGGCAGCCTGTCTCCGGCGCGGTCCCGAAGGTGATCGACCATGA